One genomic window of Paraburkholderia acidiphila includes the following:
- a CDS encoding ExbD/TolR family protein: MAMSPFASDDDDGLMNEINMTPLVDVMLVLLIVFMVTIPVIRHAVKIDLPHASSQKEDAKPAQINISIEADGTVLWDGTQVDDAALNQKIAAAAQTTPQPELHLNADRKVQYERVAQVMSAAQSGGLTKLGFVTDPAHR, encoded by the coding sequence ATGGCGATGAGCCCCTTTGCCAGCGACGACGACGATGGCCTGATGAACGAAATCAACATGACGCCGCTCGTCGACGTCATGTTGGTTCTCCTGATTGTTTTCATGGTGACGATTCCCGTGATTCGTCACGCCGTGAAGATCGACCTGCCGCACGCGAGCAGCCAGAAGGAAGACGCGAAGCCCGCGCAGATCAATATCTCGATCGAAGCGGACGGCACGGTGCTGTGGGACGGCACGCAAGTGGACGACGCGGCGCTGAACCAGAAGATCGCCGCCGCGGCACAGACCACGCCGCAGCCGGAACTGCATCTGAACGCGGACCGCAAGGTGCAATACGAGCGCGTTGCGCAGGTGATGTCCGCGGCACAGAGCGGCGGCCTGACGAAGCTGGGCTTCGTCACCGATCCGGCGCATCGCTGA
- a CDS encoding LysR family transcriptional regulator, producing the protein MKIDSHNLNDLMYFSQVIEHGGFSAAERVLGISKSRLSRRVSELEASLGVRLLQRSTRKLALTEAGELFYEHCRAMLAEAQAAVNVVQSLRSSPRGTVRVSVPVTLSQTIFSQIIPEFMHRYPEVRVVMRVTNRVIDLFEDSVDIALRVRSEPPQNANIVVRPLWRTEQMLVGAPSLLSQNAPPLTPEDLSRFETLDTPTGDGRHVFQLIAPDGTRHSHEHEPRLITADLTTIREAALQGLGIAALPEMMYGAALRTGKLSPVMPGWTLPVPQLYAVFLSRQGMVPAVRAFVDYLVEVLDADKSLQQECPLRTDVAALMKQGEGQGAASATGELPRKKSASRIETA; encoded by the coding sequence ATGAAAATCGATTCGCATAACCTCAACGACCTGATGTACTTCTCGCAGGTGATCGAGCATGGCGGATTCTCGGCCGCCGAACGCGTGCTCGGCATCTCGAAGTCGCGTCTGTCGCGGCGGGTGAGCGAACTCGAGGCCTCGCTCGGCGTGCGGCTGTTGCAGCGCTCCACGCGCAAGCTCGCGCTCACTGAAGCGGGCGAGCTGTTCTACGAGCATTGCCGTGCGATGCTTGCCGAGGCGCAGGCCGCGGTGAACGTCGTTCAGTCGCTGCGCTCGTCGCCGCGCGGCACGGTGCGCGTCAGCGTGCCGGTCACGCTTTCGCAGACCATCTTTTCGCAGATCATTCCAGAGTTCATGCATCGCTATCCCGAGGTGCGGGTGGTGATGCGCGTGACGAACCGCGTGATCGACCTGTTCGAAGATTCCGTGGATATCGCGCTGCGCGTGCGCTCCGAGCCGCCGCAGAACGCCAATATCGTGGTGCGGCCGCTGTGGCGCACCGAGCAGATGCTGGTGGGCGCGCCGAGCCTGCTTTCGCAGAACGCGCCGCCGCTCACGCCCGAGGACCTTTCGCGCTTCGAAACGCTCGATACGCCCACGGGCGACGGACGCCACGTGTTTCAGCTCATCGCACCCGATGGCACGCGTCATTCGCACGAACACGAGCCGCGCCTCATCACCGCGGATCTCACGACGATCCGTGAGGCCGCATTACAGGGCCTTGGCATCGCCGCATTGCCGGAGATGATGTACGGCGCCGCGCTGCGCACGGGCAAGCTTTCGCCCGTGATGCCGGGCTGGACGCTGCCGGTGCCGCAACTCTATGCCGTATTTCTCTCGCGTCAGGGCATGGTTCCCGCCGTGCGCGCCTTCGTCGATTACCTCGTGGAAGTGCTCGATGCCGATAAGAGCTTGCAGCAGGAGTGCCCGCTGAGGACCGACGTCGCCGCGCTCATGAAGCAGGGCGAAGGGCAGGGCGCTGCGAGCGCGACGGGTGAGCTGCCGCGCAAGAAGTCCGCGAGCAGGATCGAAACTGCCTGA
- a CDS encoding pirin family protein, with protein sequence MTTTRTIERVYPAVRTTEGGGFIVHRPFPTRQLMDFDPFLLLDEMGPVDYAPGEAKGAPDHPHRGFETVTYMVEGRFGHKDSAGHSGTLRPGDVQWMTAGAGVIHSEMPDPEFTRTGGRMHGLQLWVNLPARDKMMAPRYQELPTEQIPVGRSKDGKVSVKVIAGEALGVKAAIETRTPILYQHFTLAPGARVEQPVPSEYRVFAYGLSGTGLYGPESQAIDAQQMVTFASDGDTVTLAAPADASAPLEVLLIGGVPLNEPVVRYGPFVMNTEQEIRQAVLDYQAGRMGRIAH encoded by the coding sequence ATGACCACGACCCGCACGATCGAACGCGTTTATCCCGCGGTTCGCACCACCGAGGGTGGCGGATTCATCGTCCATCGGCCGTTCCCGACCCGCCAGCTGATGGACTTCGATCCGTTCCTGCTGCTCGACGAAATGGGCCCGGTCGATTACGCGCCCGGCGAGGCCAAGGGCGCGCCCGACCATCCGCACCGCGGCTTCGAAACCGTCACTTATATGGTCGAGGGGCGCTTCGGCCATAAGGACTCGGCGGGCCACTCGGGCACGCTGCGCCCCGGCGACGTGCAATGGATGACGGCCGGCGCGGGCGTGATTCACAGCGAAATGCCCGACCCCGAATTCACACGCACGGGCGGCCGCATGCATGGCCTGCAGCTGTGGGTGAACCTGCCCGCCCGCGACAAGATGATGGCGCCGCGCTACCAGGAACTGCCCACGGAGCAGATTCCGGTGGGTCGCTCGAAGGACGGCAAGGTTTCGGTGAAGGTGATCGCCGGCGAGGCGCTCGGCGTGAAGGCCGCGATCGAAACGCGCACGCCGATCCTCTACCAGCACTTCACGCTCGCGCCCGGCGCGCGCGTGGAGCAGCCGGTGCCGAGCGAGTATCGCGTGTTTGCATACGGGCTCTCGGGCACGGGTCTGTACGGCCCCGAGTCGCAAGCCATCGATGCGCAGCAGATGGTGACCTTCGCGAGCGACGGCGACACTGTCACGCTCGCCGCCCCGGCTGACGCGAGCGCGCCGCTCGAGGTGCTGCTGATCGGCGGCGTGCCGCTGAACGAGCCAGTCGTACGCTACGGCCCGTTCGTGATGAACACGGAGCAGGAAATCCGCCAGGCCGTGCTCGATTATCAGGCCGGGCGCATGGGACGCATCGCTCACTGA